The sequence below is a genomic window from Pseudomonas cannabina.
GCTTATCAAGGTCTTGAGCGCTGCTTCATGTCCTTGAAGCGCTGCATGATGTCGATCACGAGTGAGTTGACGGCCAGAATCTTCATGGCTCTTGTGACAGCTACGTACAGAAGGTTCAGCTCATCGTCGCGTTTGCCGGCGTCGATGTCAGGCGAGAGCGGATCTGCCGAAAAATCGTCATAAAGCCCAACGAAGTCCCACTCCAGACCTTTGGCTCTATGCGCGGTGCTGAGGGTCACGGTTGCATCGAGCTCCGACGTGACAGAAGCAGCACGCAGCTGCTCGATTCGTTGAGGTAGGTCTGGGTAGTTTTCGATGATTTTGATCGAACGCAGCATCTCAGGATCCTGCGTGGCCTTCGCGATCACGACATACTGGTCGTAATCGGCATAGTCAGTGAGCAGTTTTCGCTGCTGGACCTGGTGATTCATGTGCCGGCTGAAATAGAACAGGTCCTCCAGATCGCGCAAGGAATAGCTGTCGATCCCTCCGATCCACTGCCTGCGGTGGTTTTGGTTGACCAGGCGCAGCGCGTTCTCGATCACACCGCTCACAGTACGGTGCAGGTAGGTGCGGTGAGGGAGATCGTCCGGTAAGGCTCGTTTCACCAACGTCGGCTGTCCCAGGCCTTGCAGGGGGATCTTTTCACCCTTGAAGGACAGGATGACGTTGGCCACGTAGGCAACTGCCGGCCCAAACCTGAAGCTCTGAGTCAGAAAGTGTTTCTCGGCGTCCCTCATCGCTGGGCTGTTTAAAGCATCCACAGCGCCTCTGAACCGATAGAGCTGCTGATGTCGATCACCGACGGTGACTTGCGTGATTTTTTGGATCTGGACCAGATTCGCAATGACCGGGTTCACGTCTTGCCCTTCGTCGAGCAAAATCGCACCGAAGCGCTGGCTCAGATCCGGCTGGCTCATCTGGTACAGCTTCAGATAGCCGTCGTGCGTCATGGAGACTGAGCGATCGTTGATATCGACCATCTTGTCCCAAACGTCCATGGTCAGATTCAGCGCTTTGCTCATGTATTGTTGCTGGACCGAGGTCAGCGTGCGGTTGCTCTGGAATCGCACGA
It includes:
- a CDS encoding UvrD-helicase domain-containing protein, giving the protein MQWTEEQLPAIHSFAKKLLVQAFAGTGKTTTLVGYATHNSSVKMLYLCYNKAVEIAAKNRFPRNVTCKTAHGLAYAVYGSQYKHKQAGNLRLTDIARTINTQDWELAKDIVSTLNAFMASKDLELKEDHFVRFQSNRTLTSVQQQYMSKALNLTMDVWDKMVDINDRSVSMTHDGYLKLYQMSQPDLSQRFGAILLDEGQDVNPVIANLVQIQKITQVTVGDRHQQLYRFRGAVDALNSPAMRDAEKHFLTQSFRFGPAVAYVANVILSFKGEKIPLQGLGQPTLVKRALPDDLPHRTYLHRTVSGVIENALRLVNQNHRRQWIGGIDSYSLRDLEDLFYFSRHMNHQVQQRKLLTDYADYDQYVVIAKATQDPEMLRSIKIIENYPDLPQRIEQLRAASVTSELDATVTLSTAHRAKGLEWDFVGLYDDFSADPLSPDIDAGKRDDELNLLYVAVTRAMKILAVNSLVIDIMQRFKDMKQRSRP